The following coding sequences lie in one Gorilla gorilla gorilla isolate KB3781 chromosome 5, NHGRI_mGorGor1-v2.1_pri, whole genome shotgun sequence genomic window:
- the TRERF1 gene encoding transcriptional-regulating factor 1 isoform X5, translated as MGDQQLYKTNHVAHGSENLFYQQPPLGVHSGLNHNYGNAVTGGGMDAPQASPISPHFPQDTRDGLGLPVGSKNLGQMDTSRQGGWGSHAGPGNHVQLRGNLANSNMMWGAPAQAEPTDGYQYTYSQASEIRTQKLTSGVLHKLDSFTQVFANQNLRIQVNNMAQVLHTQSAVMDGAPDSALRQLLSQKPMEPPAPAIPSRYQQVPQQPHPGFTGGLSKPALQVGQHPTQGHLYYDYQQPLAQVPVQGGQPLQAPQMLSQHMQQMQQHQYYPPQQQQQAGQQRISMQEIQTQPQQIRPSQPQPQPPPQQQPQQLQLQQRQGSMQIPQYYQPQPMMQHLQEQQQQQMHLQPPSYHRDPHQYTPEQAHTVQLIPLGSMSQYYYQEPQQPYSHPLYQQSHLSQHQQREDSQLKTYSSDRQAQAMLSSHGDLGPPDAGMGDPASSDLTRVSSTLPHRPLLSPSGIHLNNMGPQHQQLSPSAMWPQMHLPDGRAQPGSPESSGQPKGAFGEQFDAKNKLTCSICLKEFKNLPALNGHMRSHGGMRASPNLKQEIPRKHQPSVPKAEEPLKTVQEKKKFRHRPEPLFIPPPPSYNPNPAASYSGATLYQSQLRSPRVLGDHLLLDPTHELPPYTPPPMLSPVRQGSGLFSNVLISGHGPGAHPQLPLTPLTPTPRVLLCRSNSIDGSNVTVTPGPGEQTVDVEPRINIGLRFQAEIPELQDISALAQDTHKATLVWKPWPELENHDLQQRVENLLNLCCSSALPGGGTNSEFALHSLFEAKGDVMVALEMLLLRKPVRLKCHPLANYHYAGSDKWTSLERKLFNKALATYSKDFIFVQKMVKSKTVAQCVEYYYTWKKIMRLGRKHRTRLAEIIDDCVTSEEEEELEEEEEEDPEEDRKSTKEEESEVPKSPEPPPVPVLAPTEGPPLQALGQPSGSFICEMPNCGADCRCHVTPFLPQVFSSRQALNGHARIHGGTNQVTKARGAVPSGKQKPGGTQSGYCSVKSSPSHSTTSGETDPTTIFPCKECGKVFFKIKSRNAHMKTHRQQEEQQRQKAQKAAFAAEMAATIERTTGPVGAPGLLPLDQLSLIKPIKDVDILDDDVVQQLGGVMEEAEVVDTDLLLDDQDSVLLQGDAEL; from the exons ATGGGTGACCAGCAACTGTACAAGACCAACCATGTGGCCCATGGTAGTGAGAACCTTTTCTACCAACAGCCACCACTTGGCGTCCACAGCGGGCTGAACCACAACTATGGGAATGCAGTAACCGGGGGCGGAATGGATGCCCCTCAGGCCTCGCCAATCTCCCCCCACTTCCCTCAAGATACACGGGATGGTCTGGGCTTGCCTGTTGGCTCCAAAAACCTTGGCCAAATGGATACCTCgaggcagggagggtggggaAGTCATGCAGGGCCTGGAAACCATGTCCAGCTACGTGGAAACCTGGCCAACTCAAACATGATGTGGGGGGCACCAGCCCAGGCTGAGCCCACTGATGGCTACCAATACACCTACTCCCAGGCCAGCGAGATCCGGACCCAGAAGCTTACCAGCGGTGTCTTACACAAGCTGGACTCTTTCACCCAGGTGTTTGCCAACCAAAACCTGCGAATTCAGGTCAACAATATGGCCCAGGTGCTGCACACTCAGTCAGCAGTGATGGATGGAGCCCCTGACAGTGCTCTCCGCCAGCTGCTGTCTCAGAAGCCCATGGAGCCCCCAGCACCGGCTATCCCTTCCCGCTACCAGCAGGTGCCCCAGCAGCCTCACCCTGGTTTCACTGGTGGGCTGTCCAAACCAGCTCTTCAGGTCGGGCAGCACCCTACCCAAGGGCACCTGTATTATGACTACCAGCAGCCTCTGGCTCAGGTGCCAGTGCAGGGAGGACAGCCACTGCAAGCCCCACAGATGCTGTCACAGCACATGCAACAGATGCAGCAGCACCAGTATTACCCACCGCAGCAACAGCAGCAAGCCGGGCAACAGCGTATCTCCATGCAAGAAATACAGACGCAGCCGCAACAAATACGCCCATCACAGCCGCAGCCGCAGCCACCGCCACAGCAGCAGCCGCAGCAGCTACAGCTGCAGCAGCGGCAGGGTTCAATGCAGATACCTCAGTATTATCAGCCCCAACCCATGATGCAGCACTTgcaagagcagcagcagcaacagatGCACCTGCAGCCCCCTTCTTATCACAGGGACCCTCACCAGTATACCCCAGAGCAGGCACACACTGTCCAGCTGATTCCCCTGGGCTCCATGTCCCAGTACTACTACCAGGAGCCCCAGCAGCCCTACAGCCACCCCCTCTACCAGCAGAGCCACCTGTCCCAGCACCAGCAGCGTGAGGACAGTCAGCTGAAGACCTACTCTAGTGACAGACAGGCCCAGGCCATGCTGAGCTCCCATGGGGACCTGGGGCCTCCTGACGCAGGAATGGGAGACCCAGCGAGCTCAGATCTGACCCGGGTCAGCAGCACCCTCCCCCATCGCCCCCTCCTATCCCCCAGTGGGATCCACCTCAACAACATGGGGCCTCAGCATCAGCAGCTGTCTCCCAGTGCCATGTGGCCCCAG ATGCACCTACCTGATGGGAGAGCCCAGCCAGGGTCCCCTGAGTCAAG TGGCCAACCCAAAGGAGCGTTTGGGGAGCAGTTTGATGCCAAGAACAAGCTGACATGCTCCATCTGCCTGAAGGAGTTCAAGAACCTGCCTGCCCTGAACGGCCACATGCGGTCCCACGGGGGAATGAGGGCCTCCCCCAACCTCAAACAG GAAATCCCCAGGAAGCATCAGCCGAGTGTGCCCAAAGCCGAGGAGCCCCTCAAGACCGTGCAGGAGAAGAAAAAGTTCCGGCACCGGCCGGAACCTCTCTTCATCCCACCGCCGCCCTCCTACAACCCGAACCCCGCCGCCTCCTACTCGGGCGCCACCCTGTACCAGAGCCAGCTGCGCTCCCCGCGCGTCCTCGGGGACCACCTGCTCCTGGACCCCACCCACGAGCTGCCCCCTTACACGCCCCCACCCATGCTGAGCCCGGTGCGCCAGGGCTCGGGGCTCTTCAGCAATGTCCTCATCTCCGGCCACGGCCCTGGCGCCCACCCGCAGCTGCCCCTGACGCCCCTGACGCCCACACCACGGGTGCTGCTGTGTCGCTCCA acagcATCGATGGCAGCAACGTGACGGTCACCCCAGGGCCTGGAGAGCAGACTGTAGATGTTGAACC ACGCATCAACATTGGCTTGAGATTCCAAGCAGAAATCCCTGAACTCCAAGATATCTCTGCCCTGGCCCAGGACACACACAAGGCCACGCTGGTATGGAAGCCCTGGCCAGAACTAGAAAACCATGACCTCCAGCAAAGAG TGGAGAATCTTCTGAATTTGTGCTGTTCCAGTGCATTGCCAGGTGGAGGGACCAATTCTGAATTTGCTTTGCACTCTCTGTTTGAGGCCAAAGGTGATGTGATG GTTGCTCTGGAAATGCTGCTACTGCGGAAGCCTGTCAGGTTAAAATGTCATCCTTTAGCAAATTACCACTATGCCG GTTCGGACAAGTGGACCTCCCTAGAAAGAaaactgtttaacaaagcactaGCCACTTACAGCAAAGACTTTATTTTTGTACAGAAGATG GTGAAGTCCAAGACGGTGGCTCAGTGCGTGGAGTACTACTACACGTGGAAAAAGATCATGCGGCTGGGGCGGAAACACCGGACACGCCTGGCAGAAATCATCGATGATTGTGTG ACaagtgaagaagaagaagagttagaggaggaggaggaggaggacccgGAAGAAGATAGGAAATCCACAAAAGAAGAAGAGAGTGAGGTGCCGAAGTCCCCGGAGCCACCACCCGTCCCCGTCCTGGCTCCCACGGAGGGGCCGCCCCTGCAGGCCCTGGGCCAGCCCTCAGGctccttcatctgtgaaatgcccAACTGTGGGGCT GACTGTAGATGTCATGTCACTCCCTTTCTTCCCCAGGTGTTCAGCTCCCGACAGGCACTGAATGGCCATGCCCGCATCCACGGGGGCACCAACCAGGTGACCAAGGCCCGAGGTGCCGTCCCCTCTGGGAAGCAGAAGCCTGGTGGCACCCAGAGTGGGTACTGTTCGGTGAAGAGCTCACCCTCTCACAGCACCACCAGCGGCGAGACAGACCCCACCACCATCTTCCCCTGCAAGGAGTGTGGCAA agtcTTCTTCAAGATCAAAAGCCGAAATGCACACATGAAAACTCACAGGCAGCAGGAGGAACAACAGAGGCAAAAGGCTCAGAAGGCGGCTTTTGCAGCTGAGATGGCAGCCACGATTGAGAGGACTACGGGGCCCGTGGGGGCGCCGGGGCTGCTGCCCCTGGACCAGCTGAGTCTGATCAAACCCATCAAGGACGTGGACATCCTCGACGACGACGTCGTCCAGCAGTTGGGAGGTGTCATGGAAGAGGCTGAAGTTGTGGACACCGATCTTCTCTTGGATGATCAAGATTCAGTCTTGCTTCAGGGTGACGCAGAACTATAA
- the TRERF1 gene encoding transcriptional-regulating factor 1 isoform X3, giving the protein MGDQQLYKTNHVAHGSENLFYQQPPLGVHSGLNHNYGNAVTGGGMDAPQASPISPHFPQDTRDGLGLPVGSKNLGQMDTSRQGGWGSHAGPGNHVQLRGNLANSNMMWGAPAQAEPTDGYQYTYSQASEIRTQKLTSGVLHKLDSFTQVFANQNLRIQVNNMAQVLHTQSAVMDGAPDSALRQLLSQKPMEPPAPAIPSRYQQVPQQPHPGFTGGLSKPALQVGQHPTQGHLYYDYQQPLAQVPVQGGQPLQAPQMLSQHMQQMQQHQYYPPQQQQQAGQQRISMQEIQTQPQQIRPSQPQPQPPPQQQPQQLQLQQRQGSMQIPQYYQPQPMMQHLQEQQQQQMHLQPPSYHRDPHQYTPEQAHTVQLIPLGSMSQYYYQEPQQPYSHPLYQQSHLSQHQQREDSQLKTYSSDRQAQAMLSSHGDLGPPDAGMGDPASSDLTRVSSTLPHRPLLSPSGIHLNNMGPQHQQLSPSAMWPQMHLPDGRAQPGSPESSGQPKGAFGEQFDAKNKLTCSICLKEFKNLPALNGHMRSHGGMRASPNLKQEEGEKVLPPQPQPPLPPPPPPPPQLPPEAESLTPMVMPVSVPVKLLPPKPSSQGFTNSTVAAPSARDKPASSMSDDEMPVLEIPRKHQPSVPKAEEPLKTVQEKKKFRHRPEPLFIPPPPSYNPNPAASYSGATLYQSQLRSPRVLGDHLLLDPTHELPPYTPPPMLSPVRQGSGLFSNVLISGHGPGAHPQLPLTPLTPTPRVLLCRSNSIDGSNVTVTPGPGEQTVDVEPRINIGLRFQAEIPELQDISALAQDTHKATLVWKPWPELENHDLQQRVENLLNLCCSSALPGGGTNSEFALHSLFEAKGDVMVALEMLLLRKPVRLKCHPLANYHYAGSDKWTSLERKLFNKALATYSKDFIFVQKMVKSKTVAQCVEYYYTWKKIMRLGRKHRTRLAEIIDDCVTSEEEEELEEEEEEDPEEDRKSTKEEESEVPKSPEPPPVPVLAPTEGPPLQALGQPSGSFICEMPNCGADCRCHVTPFLPQVFSSRQALNGHARIHGGTNQVTKARGAVPSGKQKPGGTQSGYCSVKSSPSHSTTSGETDPTTIFPCKECGKVFFKIKSRNAHMKTHRQQEEQQRQKAQKAAFAAEMAATIERTTGPVGAPGLLPLDQLSLIKPIKDVDILDDDVVQQLGGVMEEAEVVDTDLLLDDQDSVLLQGDAEL; this is encoded by the exons ATGGGTGACCAGCAACTGTACAAGACCAACCATGTGGCCCATGGTAGTGAGAACCTTTTCTACCAACAGCCACCACTTGGCGTCCACAGCGGGCTGAACCACAACTATGGGAATGCAGTAACCGGGGGCGGAATGGATGCCCCTCAGGCCTCGCCAATCTCCCCCCACTTCCCTCAAGATACACGGGATGGTCTGGGCTTGCCTGTTGGCTCCAAAAACCTTGGCCAAATGGATACCTCgaggcagggagggtggggaAGTCATGCAGGGCCTGGAAACCATGTCCAGCTACGTGGAAACCTGGCCAACTCAAACATGATGTGGGGGGCACCAGCCCAGGCTGAGCCCACTGATGGCTACCAATACACCTACTCCCAGGCCAGCGAGATCCGGACCCAGAAGCTTACCAGCGGTGTCTTACACAAGCTGGACTCTTTCACCCAGGTGTTTGCCAACCAAAACCTGCGAATTCAGGTCAACAATATGGCCCAGGTGCTGCACACTCAGTCAGCAGTGATGGATGGAGCCCCTGACAGTGCTCTCCGCCAGCTGCTGTCTCAGAAGCCCATGGAGCCCCCAGCACCGGCTATCCCTTCCCGCTACCAGCAGGTGCCCCAGCAGCCTCACCCTGGTTTCACTGGTGGGCTGTCCAAACCAGCTCTTCAGGTCGGGCAGCACCCTACCCAAGGGCACCTGTATTATGACTACCAGCAGCCTCTGGCTCAGGTGCCAGTGCAGGGAGGACAGCCACTGCAAGCCCCACAGATGCTGTCACAGCACATGCAACAGATGCAGCAGCACCAGTATTACCCACCGCAGCAACAGCAGCAAGCCGGGCAACAGCGTATCTCCATGCAAGAAATACAGACGCAGCCGCAACAAATACGCCCATCACAGCCGCAGCCGCAGCCACCGCCACAGCAGCAGCCGCAGCAGCTACAGCTGCAGCAGCGGCAGGGTTCAATGCAGATACCTCAGTATTATCAGCCCCAACCCATGATGCAGCACTTgcaagagcagcagcagcaacagatGCACCTGCAGCCCCCTTCTTATCACAGGGACCCTCACCAGTATACCCCAGAGCAGGCACACACTGTCCAGCTGATTCCCCTGGGCTCCATGTCCCAGTACTACTACCAGGAGCCCCAGCAGCCCTACAGCCACCCCCTCTACCAGCAGAGCCACCTGTCCCAGCACCAGCAGCGTGAGGACAGTCAGCTGAAGACCTACTCTAGTGACAGACAGGCCCAGGCCATGCTGAGCTCCCATGGGGACCTGGGGCCTCCTGACGCAGGAATGGGAGACCCAGCGAGCTCAGATCTGACCCGGGTCAGCAGCACCCTCCCCCATCGCCCCCTCCTATCCCCCAGTGGGATCCACCTCAACAACATGGGGCCTCAGCATCAGCAGCTGTCTCCCAGTGCCATGTGGCCCCAG ATGCACCTACCTGATGGGAGAGCCCAGCCAGGGTCCCCTGAGTCAAG TGGCCAACCCAAAGGAGCGTTTGGGGAGCAGTTTGATGCCAAGAACAAGCTGACATGCTCCATCTGCCTGAAGGAGTTCAAGAACCTGCCTGCCCTGAACGGCCACATGCGGTCCCACGGGGGAATGAGGGCCTCCCCCAACCTCAAACAG gaggaaggagagaaggtcCTGCCGCCTCAGCCCCAGCCGCCActgccgcctccgcctccgccgcCACCACAGCTCCCTCCCGAGGCAGAAAGCCTCACGCCTATGGTCATGCCCGTGTCTGTCCCTGTCAAGCTTCTCCCGCCCAAGCCCAGCTCTCAGGGGTTCACCAACAGCACCGTTGCCGCCCCCTCCGCCAGAGACAAGCCAGCCAGCTCGATGTCGGACGACGAGATGCCTGTGCTC GAAATCCCCAGGAAGCATCAGCCGAGTGTGCCCAAAGCCGAGGAGCCCCTCAAGACCGTGCAGGAGAAGAAAAAGTTCCGGCACCGGCCGGAACCTCTCTTCATCCCACCGCCGCCCTCCTACAACCCGAACCCCGCCGCCTCCTACTCGGGCGCCACCCTGTACCAGAGCCAGCTGCGCTCCCCGCGCGTCCTCGGGGACCACCTGCTCCTGGACCCCACCCACGAGCTGCCCCCTTACACGCCCCCACCCATGCTGAGCCCGGTGCGCCAGGGCTCGGGGCTCTTCAGCAATGTCCTCATCTCCGGCCACGGCCCTGGCGCCCACCCGCAGCTGCCCCTGACGCCCCTGACGCCCACACCACGGGTGCTGCTGTGTCGCTCCA acagcATCGATGGCAGCAACGTGACGGTCACCCCAGGGCCTGGAGAGCAGACTGTAGATGTTGAACC ACGCATCAACATTGGCTTGAGATTCCAAGCAGAAATCCCTGAACTCCAAGATATCTCTGCCCTGGCCCAGGACACACACAAGGCCACGCTGGTATGGAAGCCCTGGCCAGAACTAGAAAACCATGACCTCCAGCAAAGAG TGGAGAATCTTCTGAATTTGTGCTGTTCCAGTGCATTGCCAGGTGGAGGGACCAATTCTGAATTTGCTTTGCACTCTCTGTTTGAGGCCAAAGGTGATGTGATG GTTGCTCTGGAAATGCTGCTACTGCGGAAGCCTGTCAGGTTAAAATGTCATCCTTTAGCAAATTACCACTATGCCG GTTCGGACAAGTGGACCTCCCTAGAAAGAaaactgtttaacaaagcactaGCCACTTACAGCAAAGACTTTATTTTTGTACAGAAGATG GTGAAGTCCAAGACGGTGGCTCAGTGCGTGGAGTACTACTACACGTGGAAAAAGATCATGCGGCTGGGGCGGAAACACCGGACACGCCTGGCAGAAATCATCGATGATTGTGTG ACaagtgaagaagaagaagagttagaggaggaggaggaggaggacccgGAAGAAGATAGGAAATCCACAAAAGAAGAAGAGAGTGAGGTGCCGAAGTCCCCGGAGCCACCACCCGTCCCCGTCCTGGCTCCCACGGAGGGGCCGCCCCTGCAGGCCCTGGGCCAGCCCTCAGGctccttcatctgtgaaatgcccAACTGTGGGGCT GACTGTAGATGTCATGTCACTCCCTTTCTTCCCCAGGTGTTCAGCTCCCGACAGGCACTGAATGGCCATGCCCGCATCCACGGGGGCACCAACCAGGTGACCAAGGCCCGAGGTGCCGTCCCCTCTGGGAAGCAGAAGCCTGGTGGCACCCAGAGTGGGTACTGTTCGGTGAAGAGCTCACCCTCTCACAGCACCACCAGCGGCGAGACAGACCCCACCACCATCTTCCCCTGCAAGGAGTGTGGCAA agtcTTCTTCAAGATCAAAAGCCGAAATGCACACATGAAAACTCACAGGCAGCAGGAGGAACAACAGAGGCAAAAGGCTCAGAAGGCGGCTTTTGCAGCTGAGATGGCAGCCACGATTGAGAGGACTACGGGGCCCGTGGGGGCGCCGGGGCTGCTGCCCCTGGACCAGCTGAGTCTGATCAAACCCATCAAGGACGTGGACATCCTCGACGACGACGTCGTCCAGCAGTTGGGAGGTGTCATGGAAGAGGCTGAAGTTGTGGACACCGATCTTCTCTTGGATGATCAAGATTCAGTCTTGCTTCAGGGTGACGCAGAACTATAA
- the TRERF1 gene encoding transcriptional-regulating factor 1 isoform X2 encodes MGDQQLYKTNHVAHGSENLFYQQPPLGVHSGLNHNYGNAVTGGGMDAPQASPISPHFPQDTRDGLGLPVGSKNLGQMDTSRQGGWGSHAGPGNHVQLRGNLANSNMMWGAPAQAEPTDGYQYTYSQASEIRTQKLTSGVLHKLDSFTQVFANQNLRIQVNNMAQVLHTQSAVMDGAPDSALRQLLSQKPMEPPAPAIPSRYQQVPQQPHPGFTGGLSKPALQVGQHPTQGHLYYDYQQPLAQVPVQGGQPLQAPQMLSQHMQQMQQHQYYPPQQQQQAGQQRISMQEIQTQPQQIRPSQPQPQPPPQQQPQQLQLQQRQGSMQIPQYYQPQPMMQHLQEQQQQQMHLQPPSYHRDPHQYTPEQAHTVQLIPLGSMSQYYYQEPQQPYSHPLYQQSHLSQHQQREDSQLKTYSSDRQAQAMLSSHGDLGPPDAGMGDPASSDLTRVSSTLPHRPLLSPSGIHLNNMGPQHQQLSPSAMWPQMHLPDGRAQPGSPESSGQPKGAFGEQFDAKNKLTCSICLKEFKNLPALNGHMRSHGGMRASPNLKQEEGEKVLPPQPQPPLPPPPPPPPQLPPEAESLTPMVMPVSVPVKLLPPKPSSQGFTNSTVAAPSARDKPASSMSDDEMPVLVRMTLSPPHSPQGAAPRTPAEIPRKHQPSVPKAEEPLKTVQEKKKFRHRPEPLFIPPPPSYNPNPAASYSGATLYQSQLRSPRVLGDHLLLDPTHELPPYTPPPMLSPVRQGSGLFSNVLISGHGPGAHPQLPLTPLTPTPRVLLCRSNSIDGSNVTVTPGPGEQTVDVEPRINIGLRFQAEIPELQDISALAQDTHKATLVWKPWPELENHDLQQRVENLLNLCCSSALPGGGTNSEFALHSLFEAKGDVMVALEMLLLRKPVRLKCHPLANYHYAGSDKWTSLERKLFNKALATYSKDFIFVQKMVKSKTVAQCVEYYYTWKKIMRLGRKHRTRLAEIIDDCVTSEEEEELEEEEEEDPEEDRKSTKEEESEVPKSPEPPPVPVLAPTEGPPLQALGQPSGSFICEMPNCGAVFSSRQALNGHARIHGGTNQVTKARGAVPSGKQKPGGTQSGYCSVKSSPSHSTTSGETDPTTIFPCKECGKVFFKIKSRNAHMKTHRQQEEQQRQKAQKAAFAAEMAATIERTTGPVGAPGLLPLDQLSLIKPIKDVDILDDDVVQQLGGVMEEAEVVDTDLLLDDQDSVLLQGDAEL; translated from the exons ATGGGTGACCAGCAACTGTACAAGACCAACCATGTGGCCCATGGTAGTGAGAACCTTTTCTACCAACAGCCACCACTTGGCGTCCACAGCGGGCTGAACCACAACTATGGGAATGCAGTAACCGGGGGCGGAATGGATGCCCCTCAGGCCTCGCCAATCTCCCCCCACTTCCCTCAAGATACACGGGATGGTCTGGGCTTGCCTGTTGGCTCCAAAAACCTTGGCCAAATGGATACCTCgaggcagggagggtggggaAGTCATGCAGGGCCTGGAAACCATGTCCAGCTACGTGGAAACCTGGCCAACTCAAACATGATGTGGGGGGCACCAGCCCAGGCTGAGCCCACTGATGGCTACCAATACACCTACTCCCAGGCCAGCGAGATCCGGACCCAGAAGCTTACCAGCGGTGTCTTACACAAGCTGGACTCTTTCACCCAGGTGTTTGCCAACCAAAACCTGCGAATTCAGGTCAACAATATGGCCCAGGTGCTGCACACTCAGTCAGCAGTGATGGATGGAGCCCCTGACAGTGCTCTCCGCCAGCTGCTGTCTCAGAAGCCCATGGAGCCCCCAGCACCGGCTATCCCTTCCCGCTACCAGCAGGTGCCCCAGCAGCCTCACCCTGGTTTCACTGGTGGGCTGTCCAAACCAGCTCTTCAGGTCGGGCAGCACCCTACCCAAGGGCACCTGTATTATGACTACCAGCAGCCTCTGGCTCAGGTGCCAGTGCAGGGAGGACAGCCACTGCAAGCCCCACAGATGCTGTCACAGCACATGCAACAGATGCAGCAGCACCAGTATTACCCACCGCAGCAACAGCAGCAAGCCGGGCAACAGCGTATCTCCATGCAAGAAATACAGACGCAGCCGCAACAAATACGCCCATCACAGCCGCAGCCGCAGCCACCGCCACAGCAGCAGCCGCAGCAGCTACAGCTGCAGCAGCGGCAGGGTTCAATGCAGATACCTCAGTATTATCAGCCCCAACCCATGATGCAGCACTTgcaagagcagcagcagcaacagatGCACCTGCAGCCCCCTTCTTATCACAGGGACCCTCACCAGTATACCCCAGAGCAGGCACACACTGTCCAGCTGATTCCCCTGGGCTCCATGTCCCAGTACTACTACCAGGAGCCCCAGCAGCCCTACAGCCACCCCCTCTACCAGCAGAGCCACCTGTCCCAGCACCAGCAGCGTGAGGACAGTCAGCTGAAGACCTACTCTAGTGACAGACAGGCCCAGGCCATGCTGAGCTCCCATGGGGACCTGGGGCCTCCTGACGCAGGAATGGGAGACCCAGCGAGCTCAGATCTGACCCGGGTCAGCAGCACCCTCCCCCATCGCCCCCTCCTATCCCCCAGTGGGATCCACCTCAACAACATGGGGCCTCAGCATCAGCAGCTGTCTCCCAGTGCCATGTGGCCCCAG ATGCACCTACCTGATGGGAGAGCCCAGCCAGGGTCCCCTGAGTCAAG TGGCCAACCCAAAGGAGCGTTTGGGGAGCAGTTTGATGCCAAGAACAAGCTGACATGCTCCATCTGCCTGAAGGAGTTCAAGAACCTGCCTGCCCTGAACGGCCACATGCGGTCCCACGGGGGAATGAGGGCCTCCCCCAACCTCAAACAG gaggaaggagagaaggtcCTGCCGCCTCAGCCCCAGCCGCCActgccgcctccgcctccgccgcCACCACAGCTCCCTCCCGAGGCAGAAAGCCTCACGCCTATGGTCATGCCCGTGTCTGTCCCTGTCAAGCTTCTCCCGCCCAAGCCCAGCTCTCAGGGGTTCACCAACAGCACCGTTGCCGCCCCCTCCGCCAGAGACAAGCCAGCCAGCTCGATGTCGGACGACGAGATGCCTGTGCTCGTGAGGATGACCCTCTCTCCCCCACACTCACCCCAAGGGGCTGCCCCCCGCACGCCTGCT GAAATCCCCAGGAAGCATCAGCCGAGTGTGCCCAAAGCCGAGGAGCCCCTCAAGACCGTGCAGGAGAAGAAAAAGTTCCGGCACCGGCCGGAACCTCTCTTCATCCCACCGCCGCCCTCCTACAACCCGAACCCCGCCGCCTCCTACTCGGGCGCCACCCTGTACCAGAGCCAGCTGCGCTCCCCGCGCGTCCTCGGGGACCACCTGCTCCTGGACCCCACCCACGAGCTGCCCCCTTACACGCCCCCACCCATGCTGAGCCCGGTGCGCCAGGGCTCGGGGCTCTTCAGCAATGTCCTCATCTCCGGCCACGGCCCTGGCGCCCACCCGCAGCTGCCCCTGACGCCCCTGACGCCCACACCACGGGTGCTGCTGTGTCGCTCCA acagcATCGATGGCAGCAACGTGACGGTCACCCCAGGGCCTGGAGAGCAGACTGTAGATGTTGAACC ACGCATCAACATTGGCTTGAGATTCCAAGCAGAAATCCCTGAACTCCAAGATATCTCTGCCCTGGCCCAGGACACACACAAGGCCACGCTGGTATGGAAGCCCTGGCCAGAACTAGAAAACCATGACCTCCAGCAAAGAG TGGAGAATCTTCTGAATTTGTGCTGTTCCAGTGCATTGCCAGGTGGAGGGACCAATTCTGAATTTGCTTTGCACTCTCTGTTTGAGGCCAAAGGTGATGTGATG GTTGCTCTGGAAATGCTGCTACTGCGGAAGCCTGTCAGGTTAAAATGTCATCCTTTAGCAAATTACCACTATGCCG GTTCGGACAAGTGGACCTCCCTAGAAAGAaaactgtttaacaaagcactaGCCACTTACAGCAAAGACTTTATTTTTGTACAGAAGATG GTGAAGTCCAAGACGGTGGCTCAGTGCGTGGAGTACTACTACACGTGGAAAAAGATCATGCGGCTGGGGCGGAAACACCGGACACGCCTGGCAGAAATCATCGATGATTGTGTG ACaagtgaagaagaagaagagttagaggaggaggaggaggaggacccgGAAGAAGATAGGAAATCCACAAAAGAAGAAGAGAGTGAGGTGCCGAAGTCCCCGGAGCCACCACCCGTCCCCGTCCTGGCTCCCACGGAGGGGCCGCCCCTGCAGGCCCTGGGCCAGCCCTCAGGctccttcatctgtgaaatgcccAACTGTGGGGCT GTGTTCAGCTCCCGACAGGCACTGAATGGCCATGCCCGCATCCACGGGGGCACCAACCAGGTGACCAAGGCCCGAGGTGCCGTCCCCTCTGGGAAGCAGAAGCCTGGTGGCACCCAGAGTGGGTACTGTTCGGTGAAGAGCTCACCCTCTCACAGCACCACCAGCGGCGAGACAGACCCCACCACCATCTTCCCCTGCAAGGAGTGTGGCAA agtcTTCTTCAAGATCAAAAGCCGAAATGCACACATGAAAACTCACAGGCAGCAGGAGGAACAACAGAGGCAAAAGGCTCAGAAGGCGGCTTTTGCAGCTGAGATGGCAGCCACGATTGAGAGGACTACGGGGCCCGTGGGGGCGCCGGGGCTGCTGCCCCTGGACCAGCTGAGTCTGATCAAACCCATCAAGGACGTGGACATCCTCGACGACGACGTCGTCCAGCAGTTGGGAGGTGTCATGGAAGAGGCTGAAGTTGTGGACACCGATCTTCTCTTGGATGATCAAGATTCAGTCTTGCTTCAGGGTGACGCAGAACTATAA